A stretch of DNA from Dioscorea cayenensis subsp. rotundata cultivar TDr96_F1 chromosome 4, TDr96_F1_v2_PseudoChromosome.rev07_lg8_w22 25.fasta, whole genome shotgun sequence:
AAATTACAGGTGCCTTAATCttttatgtgtttgttttgttgtgtctatttatttattagccTTGCCTTTCCATGCAAATAATTGAAAGAGCCTACATGCTTCCAATACACTCTCAGAAATATTTTGAGCAAGAATTTCTGATATCTTCTTTAAATTTCAAGGAAAAATAGCCAAATAATGATTTTGAATTTTGGTTTTCTTCCATGAAATGCCTTAGATATTGTTAGTCTATCTTGATGATAAAATATTATGGCACAATTTAATTTGTCAGTCACCTCCTGTACTCGAATCCCTGGTTGAAACAGGTATTCATCCATCAAAATTGAGAATTCTTGGATGCCATTTAACATACTCACTAAGCGAGGAGAAGAGAACTACTACGCTATATATAATGGAGTATAATCAAGCTGTTGATGGGGATTTTGTAGAAGTTCCTATTGATGATGTGATGAACAGGTTTGTTTATTATTCATATGTTCATAGGAATGCTGctctttgtgattttttttcatagCCATCTGTTGTACAATGGGTGTTTAAGGCTGagcttttttggtttttggaacATTCCgccttttattttcttgtcttcactaatttgtttgtattaattGAGTTTCTTGTTTGCTGATATTTGTGTAGCATAAGAGGTCCTCTAGTAAGGGCAGGTGTACCACCTGAAGTTACAACAGTTGTGGAATACTACCATTTGTTACCATATGTTCACATTATATCTGAGTGGCTATCCaggttatttttaattttactttctGATCAGATGTGATACTTCAGTTTATGGTAATCAAGGGcataattttctcatttttaacaTTGGGAGGAATTGCACTATGCAGGGATCCACCTCACAGAGGTTCCTTAGATTTGCAAAAGCAGCAAGCAGAAGTAGAGAAGTTTCCTTTGGAGCCAGAGCCAATTGTGAGAAGTCACGTGGTCAGCAACAAATCTTGTAAGAACACACAAGCTATGGTCTTGAGCAATAATATCAGCAAAACTGAAACTGAATCTAGAaataagaggaaaaataatCCATTCTATATGAATGGATCACAGGAAGCTGCTGGTATACCCAAAAAGAAAGCTGGCAGTTTCTCTTCGAAGCTTGATTCATCCAACTTGCAACAGCAGCCAATGACTTGTGGAATGAGtctcaataacaagaaagaaatgatGAAAACCCAAGTGATAAATGATCAAGGCATTCGAGGATCCACTTTGAGTGAGTCATCTGAAGCTTTTTCAAGACCTGAAAATGAGGCTGATGGACCTATCCAGCAACCTTTTCTTCAGACCAAAGAACGCATCATTTCTGACATTCAGATGAATAATACTTCAGAGCAGCTATCTTCCGAGGCCAATGTTAGTATTGATTCAGATGGATTTAAGGACAAGGTATAAGATACAAATTTTCTGATAAATGCTATTGACATTATCTGCAACTTGTGtgattcatgtttttcttcaatAAGACTATAATGTGATGGTTGGAAATACATATTTTCTTTGGTCTTCAGAATGATGCATTTTTTGACGCGTGATCTGTTATATTAGTTTCCAATTATATCAGGAAGCAAATGCAAATGTGAGTAGTAGGAGTATTTTTTCTCTGTGCTCATGAAGGCCACACTTTCATGAGAAATGATACATGTGTGAACGACGGATGTTTATTGGCTAAACTGAACATGGTATGCTATAGATTCAAATATTCATGTCTAACTGTGCAGAACAATATTATCTAGATTTGGTTGTGATGTAGCTCTTCACTACAACAAATATCACCTTTTGCATATTATGACGGCATAAGATATTAGAAAGTAGAAATTGCTCACTGATCTTGTGGGATGAAGATCATTCCAGTCAATGATTAATGGATGGTTTGGTGGTTGTGTCAGAGGAATTTAGCATGTTAAAATGCTAGTGATTTTTAGGAACTAAGGTCGCAATGCTATTGGATGTTTTAGAAACTGaataaattctaaatatttttgCTCTACAGTAGCTACAACAGtctttttgaaaattaatacaatacCTTCACTATTGGAGCCACATTACCTATTGATAAGTCATTCAACTTTATGTCTTTTTAAAAGATACCGTTTAAACAAAATCCAGTGTTTGTTTTGAAGTATTTCACTGTAgctatatatttgaaaattttaatattttccaaataatGTTTGAAATCATGGCTTTCTATTGCACCTAATATGAGCGTAAGTCAAAATCTCGATTTTGTTTTCCATCTTCAATTGTGACTGGGATTGCATTTAATTCTCTCTTattattcatctttttctttgtcaaGTTATGTTCCATATTTTGAGCcttttctaaacaaataaaaatctcTTGATTTGAATTTCGAGCCTCTCcaaccaaaacaaaattatattagcataaattttcaaatctatGCTACTCCAATTACATTTAGCTTccaatataaattatttctaattatCTTTAATATAATTCTAGGTCCTTCTTTGACCTAGCGCAACATGCACCATATTATTCCTCGAAAGCCACCCTTCCTATTTAACTAAAGACTAAAATCGGTGGAATATATACAGTGGATTATGAATGAAAGTAATCTTATTGTCTCATGAAGGAAAATGAAGGACTATGAATAAACTGAAGGATGATAGAAAGAGAACATAAATACCGATGGCATAAAGAATGGtttaattgatgattatgatgatgatgattgagaaGTTGTAATcataaatggaaataaaaagcaaaataaagaagatGTAATAATAAGATTGGAATTTGTCATCCAAATGTTGAGGTGTTAAAAAGGATATATTTGTTAgataaaaaccaaaacttaTTATATGCACTCGATTTAACCCAATAGTTTTTAAGCTAATAGGATGAGAGACCATGGTTTATGTATACAAGTCTGTATTTATCAAGTTAACTTATGTGAGATCATTAGTTACTCTAATATGCATTTTTGTATGTGCTAATCTATTTTTAACTAGCCTCATTTGCAAACAAACTAAGCTTGGATACTATATTAGATTGAAACTGAACTTAGTAATTGAATTGATTCAACCCAAAAACTTAAGCTAATAGTGTGAAAGCGACTTATATATGCAAatccatatatattataactgGTATAggactattagttactctaatgCATTTTCAATACAAATCCTGATTAAATTTCAGCTTAACACATGCTTTTGTCATCTGGTCTTGAGTCTAggtctaattttatttttgtattaggaAATTGGGTGTCAACGCTCTTTGACTTGATCCATgctatttctaatatttaaagaaaagagaaaacaaagaaaacaatttattcatgattTGTAAGGACAGTAAACGGTTTTTTTATACCTTTTGTTGGCATCAAACTTATGCATtgtctttccctttttttcattGAGTGGGCAAGTCTATCGCCATCATCAACGTGGCTATAAACATAGCTGTGGATGGCAATATCCACGGATCTGATGGGTACGTGGTCCATCCGAATTTTAATAGAACTTGTTTAGAAAGCCCTCGGAGGGTCTAAGTGAGTTTGGAATACTAAGCTGAAATCCAAGTGAGGATAGGACATATATGGGATTTGACCATTGGCTACCTAAAACTTGAGcccaaatatttcaaaagtaCCTGATGTAGAATTCATGGAACCCAAAACATGAAATTCGAATATTATGattataaatgaatatatgttagtatgtatataattagaatGCTAGATTTTTAAACCAATAATCTCTATTAGTTAATATATATGgtctattaatttatttcaaagtttaaactaattcctttttctttctatttcatTTTTTGAGAAGTTGACCCTTATTTTCATGTTCTCATTACTTTGGGAAAAAATCCCAATTCAATAACTAACTCATCTTCTTACTAGTTTATTAAAGTATGACTTTTGTTCTcactatttgaatttttttttatgggtatCTTATTAAGTTTGCAAAATAtggtaattatttttatttaaaccaCTTGACGGCTTTTAGTCAGGTTTAGCAGGTTTAGGATAAGACAAGTCTGGGGATCTAAATAGTGATTAATAGGCTTGGGGCAGGTTTGggtcataaaattttaaatgggTTTGTGTCTAAGGTTTGTGTTTTTTGCTGTTATGCGGGACATTGCCATCCATAAGTATGGTTTTACTGTtgataatcttatgtttttccaatccattcttcttctttgttatttgtACATAAGTTCTATGCACATATGAGATAAATGAGTTTGTGCTTGACAATCAAAAgaattatgtttgtttggcCTGGTAGGCAGATAAAGTTGATGTGGCTAAGAGGCTTAATAATGACACCAGAACTGAAGACGGAGGATTACCAGTCCAGAAGGATAATGAAGGTGGAAATTCAATTCAAGATAGGATGGCTAGCAGTGGTCTTCGAAGTTCAGTTCAGGATAGGCTGGCTACCAGTGATCCTCGAAGTTCAGTTCGAGATAGGTTGGCTACCAGTGATCTTCCAATTGTTCCTGTTGAAGGATGCTCTGAGAAAAATGATAAGAGAACTAGTCTGCAGACCACCTTACGAACCTTTAAGAGAAAAAGGAATGAATTGGTAAATGTTATTTTTGAgttctttgtaaatatttgattCCCTCGTCATTGTGTTAATTGTATTTCTGTTAAGATCATGCATTTGTTTTCATACAACTAAGTTCTACTTATCCTACAATGTAGTGTAATCAGCATCGAATTCTTGAAGATGAAATTGCCAAGTGTGAGATGAACATTCAGAACATATTGAATGGTACAAGTTCCATTTTTAGTCTTACATTTGGCAATTACTTGTGTGTTTTATTATGGTTATGCAGCAATATTGCAATTTTGGAATGGAAAGCTTCATATTATCAAAGTTAACTGCTTGAAGTCTTGAACTCTTAAACTTAGGTTTTATAAAATAGAGAATTTGGCTCCTCTGTAttataacatgatttattttacTATAAACAATTTCCTTATTAAAGTACCATATTACAAGAGGAATTGAAGTTCCATGGCTTTCTTTTCCAGGTGGGGAAGAGGATGTTGTTTCTAATATGGAACCCATAGCAGATGCGGTTACCATTTTATCATCTAGCCAAATGAGCATGGATGGATCTACTGCATCCTCTGAAGAAGAGAGCTTTAATGAACTTGTCAAAAGGAAGAAATTATCTGAGGCTGTTCTATTTTTAAGAACCCCGTGCCAGGCAAGTTTTAGTATTTTTGAAACTTTTCAAGGAATTCAATGATAAGTTTAAATCTCTTCCTAGCTACTTGTCACTTCGAAGTGGAGATATCAGCTGTATGATGTggggtttcttttcttttccttttccttttatttatttatttattattattactatttttttatatacccTCTAATTATGTCTAGTTGTCTAGTTTTCCTCCAAAAGTTCACAATTGTTTCTATGCCTGCATAAACCTCGAGATAATATTTGAATAGGGATGAAAAATGGATTGGGATTTAAGTTTGaggatgaaattaaaaatttccttAATCTTCTTTGGGCTTGAATGAGGATTAAGATGTAGGGGATATTAAGGAAAAGTAGTTTGTTGGAGGTTAATGTATTCTTTTTAGTGTAGTTCACTTTTAACTGTAGAAATTTAAACTTCCATCAACGGTAGTAAGAGCAAAATTTTGGGGGTTTGGAGGATATAAGATGCCACAGTGTGCAGTTTCAGGAGCCCTAAAATCAAAAGGGGAGGAAATGATGATTGAAACAACTAGTTTATTGTTTGGTTTCCTTAATCTTAGTTTCTAAATAAGGAAATTTTCTCTTTCCTGAATTTTCCTTCCTTGCATTTGTATTACTCCTCTGTTTCGGTTGCTTGATGAATGAAAAGGCAAACTGGATTTTAAATTCTTCGTCGTTCATTTGTACTCTGACCAGCTACTGATAGGGTGCATAAACCACCCTCTTCCCCTTCTTGATTGTCACCTTTCTGTAACTCTTCTGAACTTATACTGCACTCTCAAACACTTCATCAGTCTCCTGTTCTGGCCCGGGAAGCTAATAAATGGAAAAGTCATGTGTGTGCACGCACGTGTTTACTGGTCACACTCAAAAATTCAAGTTTCCATGCCATTTCTGTCGAAGCAATATTTCTGGAAATTTTGAAGTGACCGCAGCACACTGAAGACAATTACCTGGGCAGCTAATAAATGGAAAACCCCTGTGTGCGTGCATGCGTACATGTGCATGTGTGTGTTTACTGGTCACATTCAAAAATTCAAGTTGCCATGCTCATAATTGTCGAAGCAATATTTCTGGAAATTCTGAAGTGACCGCAGCTCACTGAAGACAACTACCGGCTACGACCTTCGTAGCAGATTGTTGTATTGCAATGCTCAATCAGAAGACATTCTGGAGTGACTTGCCACACTGTAGAGACAACAACCTTTCACAATGTCATCCAGCATATTATTTTGTTACTACATAATTTCATGATCATATAAAATCCTTCTCTTATTTAAGTTCGCAGACtacatctttttctttcaatttatgTGCTTGTTTTGCATTGCAATAATAGTAGTTTATCATACTTCTGTCAGTTTGAtatgttatgaaaatttaattctCTTTGATTCTTCAATGCAGGAGTTGGATGATATCTGCAGCAAAAACAACTGGACGCTTCCTAGATACTCTGTGTTGCCAGTTGTTTCAGGCGGTAAGACTCCCAAGTACCTCTTTATATTGCAGAAAAATATTGAAgacaaatattaattataaagcTCTCATGCATTGTCCCCAAACCATGAGAATCACTACACAGCCACAGAAGCAAAATAAAGAGCACCATATTATCCTGTTTACACCTATAAGAAGAAATGCGAGTTATTTAACATTCATTTAGCTTTATGTGTGGAGTTTGCTTTTGCAGGGAACTTCCAATCCACTGTAACAGTTCAAGGTGTAGATTTTGATTTCATGTGCCGAGGAGATCCCGAAGAAAAACCTCGTGACGCCCGACAATCCGCAGCAAGTGACATGTTGATCAAATTACGCAAAATGGCAAGTCAAACAAAGTAGATCAATCAGCTTAGCTTCTTATCCTCTCTGCTTACACCTTTTTGCTTGTTAGTCCATTAGATCCCATTTTGAATTCCAAATATAGTATTTATATGATGCCAAAGAAGCACAAAATACCAAACTTGTTAATCCCACAACAATTAGTTGCTGCCAAAACTCTGAACTCATGACTCATTTGTTTCTTGAGATTTATTAATATGAAGTCATCATTTAGTCTCTGAGTTATCAGTCTGTTTGATTCCTAATGCAAGTGTCTTCAGGTGTTAATATATAATTTGCCTTTTTGAACCATTTTGTGCTTTCCAAGTCTTCAACTTGTTATTCATGCAGGTTTGAGTTTCTACATATGTATTCtctggttattattattattattattattattattattatttcaccatattaataaaataaaattgcaaaggAAAATGTGGACAAACCACATGCCCTTGAGTTTGGAGGGAAACAAGCTTGAGTTTTAAGAGGAATGAGGTAATTCTAgtatgtatatctatatatatttaacaaaaattgttttaaacaattaataaatcttcacaaatacattttttatatttttaaaaatattaatttttaattttacccGTATCAGGTTGCATACATACACAGCAATCTTTTCAAAAGAATAACTTAACAATAGTAATTAAACAATATCCCAATTCAAATAAGCTTCAATTCAAACGCGCTATACTTCcaagtgtttgttttttttaagccaCCCCTCTAACTTGcatacaaaaatacaagacCAAACATAGTTATCAGAGATGAGATCTCACTGATAAACttggaattattattattactgcaataatatatgatatgtgaacttttacatgtaaaaagaATGGAGGAAATAACAAAAGCAATAATACAACTTATGCGATTTATAATTAAGTATTTGTATACATGCTACATTTTCAGGATCTTTCAGCATCCTGCAGCTTTCAAGAATTTATCGTACGGGCTCGAAGGCGGAAGCCGGAAAGACTGCTCGGATTCAGAAAACTGTGAATCTCCGCTTCGTATACTCACATTCTCCGGCAAAGTTAATCTTAGGTCTACCACAGGGTGGTTTCGCTTTTGCACCATCTGCTTAATGGTTCAAGATgtgaaacaaacaaa
This window harbors:
- the LOC120259072 gene encoding uncharacterized protein LOC120259072 isoform X2, whose product is MAAAAGDLDGMDPDGEMTMEEVIHALTDQLVLPLLPCRNPSKEPPLIPQQEAVAKQLHAVVLLYNYYHLAELEDIQKNLSILSITEKAVLDACKICAALDAGKDVPSIEGLPVSKIALFLVNPVKKTCLLQFSAVTQGVWSLLEKDVDAPLDNLGGSKNKKNSLADNDIRQKLAFSAAQKITGIHPSKLRILGCHLTYSLSEEKRTTTLYIMEYNQAVDGDFVEVPIDDVMNSIRGPLVRAGVPPEVTTVVEYYHLLPYVHIISEWLSRDPPHRGSLDLQKQQAEVEKFPLEPEPIVRSHVVSNKSCKNTQAMVLSNNISKTETESRNKRKNNPFYMNGSQEAAGIPKKKAGSFSSKLDSSNLQQQPMTCGMSLNNKKEMMKTQVINDQGIRGSTLSESSEAFSRPENEADGPIQQPFLQTKERIISDIQMNNTSEQLSSEANVSIDSDGFKDKADKVDVAKRLNNDTRTEDGGLPVQKDNEGGNSIQDRMASSGLRSSVQDRLATSDPRSSVRDRLATSDLPIVPVEGCSEKNDKRTSLQTTLRTFKRKRNELCNQHRILEDEIAKCEMNIQNILNGGEEDVVSNMEPIADAVTILSSSQMSMDGSTASSEEESFNELVKRKKLSEAVLFLRTPCQELDDICSKNNWTLPRYSVLPVVSGGNFQSTVTVQGVDFDFMCRGDPEEKPRDARQSAASDMLIKLRKMASQTK
- the LOC120259072 gene encoding uncharacterized protein LOC120259072 isoform X1, producing the protein MAAAAGDLDGMDPDGEMTMEEVIHALTDQLVLPLLPCRNPSKEPPLIPQQEAVAKQLHAVVLLYNYYHRKQFPQLEFVQFAPFCKAVIVANPSLMIYMKYIHGREVAELEDIQKNLSILSITEKAVLDACKICAALDAGKDVPSIEGLPVSKIALFLVNPVKKTCLLQFSAVTQGVWSLLEKDVDAPLDNLGGSKNKKNSLADNDIRQKLAFSAAQKITGIHPSKLRILGCHLTYSLSEEKRTTTLYIMEYNQAVDGDFVEVPIDDVMNSIRGPLVRAGVPPEVTTVVEYYHLLPYVHIISEWLSRDPPHRGSLDLQKQQAEVEKFPLEPEPIVRSHVVSNKSCKNTQAMVLSNNISKTETESRNKRKNNPFYMNGSQEAAGIPKKKAGSFSSKLDSSNLQQQPMTCGMSLNNKKEMMKTQVINDQGIRGSTLSESSEAFSRPENEADGPIQQPFLQTKERIISDIQMNNTSEQLSSEANVSIDSDGFKDKADKVDVAKRLNNDTRTEDGGLPVQKDNEGGNSIQDRMASSGLRSSVQDRLATSDPRSSVRDRLATSDLPIVPVEGCSEKNDKRTSLQTTLRTFKRKRNELCNQHRILEDEIAKCEMNIQNILNGGEEDVVSNMEPIADAVTILSSSQMSMDGSTASSEEESFNELVKRKKLSEAVLFLRTPCQELDDICSKNNWTLPRYSVLPVVSGGNFQSTVTVQGVDFDFMCRGDPEEKPRDARQSAASDMLIKLRKMASQTK